A genomic window from Sphingobacterium sp. BN32 includes:
- a CDS encoding hybrid sensor histidine kinase/response regulator, giving the protein MNIQLNQFNILVAEDNPIHSLILENILRMQGYGVLLADRFDKAFSILSKDHVDLILMDVIMGDMSGFDIVKSIMETPEYQDIPVIFITSLESTEDIIRGFDAGAVDYIRKPFEPQILLRRVRQQINLLYQRKIIEEQKKSLEAAIASRDQIYAIISHDLRTPIASLKMILNILSLQEVHKDQESLRQMVYSGNDIAEQLFSLLDNLLKWTKSRLGMLSFVPQFVQFDEVIFGVVEVLRPSALLKDITIETCIESCITIYFDTDILKSVIRNLLINALKFSHKGSSVKILLYSEGSCAVMEVVDTGIGMDESIQKSIRESLPSGSRPGTANEQGSGLGLWIVKQFVQGKEGEFFFESVENEGSKFGLRIPKLDRKEL; this is encoded by the coding sequence ATGAACATACAGTTAAACCAGTTTAATATACTGGTCGCCGAAGACAATCCAATACATTCCCTGATCTTAGAAAATATTTTGCGAATGCAAGGCTATGGTGTGTTATTAGCGGATCGCTTCGATAAAGCGTTTTCTATTCTATCAAAAGACCATGTTGATTTAATTCTGATGGATGTCATCATGGGCGATATGTCGGGTTTTGATATCGTGAAAAGTATTATGGAAACACCCGAGTATCAGGATATTCCAGTTATATTTATCACTTCATTGGAAAGTACGGAGGACATTATAAGAGGATTCGATGCTGGTGCCGTTGATTATATTAGGAAACCCTTCGAGCCGCAAATTCTTCTTCGACGGGTTAGACAGCAAATTAATTTGTTGTATCAACGTAAAATTATAGAGGAACAGAAAAAGTCTTTAGAGGCTGCTATAGCTAGCAGAGACCAAATTTATGCGATCATATCTCACGATTTACGTACCCCCATTGCTTCGCTGAAGATGATCTTAAATATCCTTTCCCTTCAAGAAGTTCACAAGGATCAGGAATCCTTGCGTCAAATGGTATACTCCGGTAATGATATTGCTGAACAGTTGTTTTCGCTTCTGGACAACCTGCTTAAGTGGACCAAATCGCGTTTGGGTATGCTAAGTTTCGTTCCTCAATTCGTTCAATTCGATGAAGTAATTTTTGGAGTTGTTGAGGTATTGAGGCCCAGTGCGCTGCTGAAAGATATAACAATTGAGACGTGTATCGAATCGTGCATTACGATATATTTCGACACAGATATTCTAAAAAGTGTTATACGCAACTTGCTTATAAACGCTTTAAAATTTAGCCATAAAGGCTCTTCGGTAAAGATTTTGCTTTATTCCGAGGGAAGTTGTGCTGTGATGGAAGTTGTCGATACGGGCATAGGAATGGATGAAAGTATTCAAAAGTCTATTCGCGAATCTCTGCCGTCTGGCTCTAGGCCGGGTACAGCAAATGAGCAGGGTTCCGGACTGGGTTTGTGGATCGTCAAGCAGTTTGTGCAGGGTAAAGAAGGCGAGTTCTTCTTCGAATCTGTTGAAAATGAGGGTTCCAAATTTGGATTGCGAATACCAAAATTGGACCGAAAAGAGCTGTAA
- a CDS encoding ATP-binding protein: MRRVGAQTAIFGPLFYSLTIIYALEPIFDRFYKVDERYHGSGLGLAICRSIVNQMDGRIWVESTEGEGATFFIEIPIANV, encoded by the coding sequence ATGCGCCGTGTGGGCGCTCAAACTGCAATTTTTGGACCTTTGTTTTATAGCCTCACTATAATTTATGCCTTAGAACCAATATTTGATCGTTTTTACAAAGTAGATGAAAGGTACCATGGATCAGGATTGGGGCTAGCCATCTGCCGCAGTATCGTAAACCAAATGGATGGCCGAATATGGGTCGAATCTACGGAAGGTGAGGGCGCAACTTTTTTTATAGAAATTCCCATAGCAAATGTTTAA
- a CDS encoding nucleotide sugar dehydrogenase produces the protein MKLNIKKICCIGAGYVGGPTMAVIADKCPEIQVTLVDLNAERIAAWNSADLGELPIYEPGLSEIIERTRHKNLFFSTEVDKAIEEAEMIFISVNTPTKNYGVGKGMAADLKYIELCARQIARVSKSDKIVVEKSTIPVRTAATIKSILEDAEGGLEFHVLSNPEFLAEGSAIKDLIDPDRILIGGESGEAIEALKDIYQRWVNPDKILTTNLWSSELSKLTANAFLAQRVSSINAISELCEKTGANVDEVATAIGMDSRIGSKFLKASVGFGGSCFQKDILNLVYIARTYNLTEVADYWEQVILMNDHQKSRFAKHIVNTLFNTVNGKRIAMLGWAFKKDTNDTRESAAIYIADHLLTEMAQLAVYDPKVSASKIYQDIDAISTRSSEENRDLLSVHLNPYEACRGAHAVAILTEWDEFKEIDWQTIKDNMLNPAFLFDGRRLLDRREMENLGFKYYTLGE, from the coding sequence ATGAAACTTAATATTAAGAAGATATGCTGTATCGGCGCCGGCTACGTGGGCGGCCCCACTATGGCGGTAATAGCAGATAAATGTCCCGAAATCCAAGTAACATTGGTCGACTTAAACGCTGAAAGAATAGCAGCGTGGAATTCGGCGGATTTGGGGGAACTGCCCATCTATGAGCCAGGTCTCTCAGAAATTATAGAACGGACTCGTCACAAAAACCTGTTTTTCTCCACCGAGGTGGACAAGGCAATTGAGGAAGCGGAGATGATTTTCATTTCTGTAAACACGCCGACAAAAAATTACGGTGTTGGGAAGGGAATGGCAGCGGATTTAAAATATATTGAACTTTGTGCTCGTCAAATCGCTAGGGTATCCAAATCTGACAAAATTGTGGTCGAAAAGTCTACCATCCCTGTGCGCACTGCCGCCACGATTAAAAGTATTCTTGAAGATGCCGAGGGCGGACTTGAATTTCACGTCCTTTCCAATCCCGAATTTCTTGCAGAAGGCAGCGCTATTAAGGATTTGATAGATCCGGACAGAATTCTTATCGGCGGAGAAAGTGGTGAAGCAATAGAAGCGCTCAAAGATATCTATCAACGATGGGTAAATCCGGACAAAATCTTAACCACAAATCTTTGGTCGTCTGAACTGTCCAAGCTTACAGCCAATGCATTTCTTGCTCAACGTGTATCTTCGATTAATGCGATATCAGAGCTTTGTGAAAAAACAGGTGCGAATGTCGATGAAGTTGCCACAGCAATAGGAATGGACTCCCGCATTGGATCAAAATTTCTTAAAGCGTCGGTCGGTTTCGGAGGCTCTTGCTTCCAAAAAGATATTCTAAATCTCGTTTATATAGCACGTACTTATAACCTAACTGAGGTTGCCGATTATTGGGAACAGGTGATCCTAATGAACGATCATCAAAAATCTAGATTCGCAAAGCATATAGTAAATACATTATTCAACACCGTGAATGGGAAAAGGATAGCCATGTTGGGGTGGGCATTTAAGAAAGACACCAATGATACTAGAGAATCTGCTGCAATATATATTGCTGACCATTTGTTGACCGAAATGGCTCAGCTTGCAGTGTATGACCCTAAGGTGTCGGCTTCCAAAATTTATCAGGACATAGATGCAATATCCACACGATCCTCTGAGGAAAATAGGGATTTATTATCCGTTCACCTTAACCCCTATGAGGCGTGCAGAGGTGCTCACGCCGTAGCAATATTAACTGAGTGGGATGAATTTAAGGAGATTGATTGGCAAACCATAAAGGATAATATGCTTAACCCCGCATTTCTATTCGACGGTCGGAGACTGTTAGATCGAAGGGAGATGGAAAATCTTGGGTTTAAGTATTATACGCTAGGCGAATAG
- a CDS encoding endonuclease/exonuclease/phosphatase family protein: protein MRLIDFLVSILCAPGDVRFFHVLAFLIPFLLLTGFSLGVFGIIKKDKWLTFFSCLAFLGNIYYIPFIWQPYRQSLTDPSPADLRIITYNVAKFQMKHNMPSLMHISDFLIENNPQIICPQEVSDEQTIRLLQKMTKMPYLAVCEGIPHDQRLAVLSQHPLAKHRTLHFPGRPHLAQLVDIILPNRRVRLMNCHLQTTNINQVKKSKNMGLLQGVKLILKNAKIRGEQAEMLQKELSIHAVNIICGDFNVPPISYSYSRLKGLKDAFKTAGIGYGYT from the coding sequence TTGCGTCTCATCGATTTCTTGGTTAGCATTCTTTGTGCCCCCGGAGACGTTCGTTTTTTTCACGTATTGGCATTTCTGATTCCCTTTCTTCTGCTAACTGGGTTTTCTTTAGGAGTTTTCGGAATAATCAAAAAGGATAAGTGGTTAACTTTCTTTTCATGCCTTGCTTTTTTAGGAAATATATATTATATACCCTTCATATGGCAACCTTACCGCCAGTCGTTGACAGATCCCAGCCCGGCAGACCTTCGTATCATTACATATAACGTTGCAAAGTTTCAGATGAAACATAATATGCCCTCATTAATGCATATTTCCGATTTTTTGATCGAAAATAACCCACAAATAATTTGTCCTCAAGAGGTGTCCGATGAGCAAACGATTCGTCTGTTACAGAAGATGACTAAAATGCCCTATCTAGCGGTGTGTGAAGGAATACCTCATGATCAGCGCTTGGCGGTACTTTCACAGCATCCTTTAGCTAAACATCGCACTTTGCATTTTCCTGGGCGTCCGCATTTAGCGCAACTGGTTGATATCATATTGCCTAACAGACGGGTTCGTTTGATGAATTGTCACCTGCAGACCACTAATATAAATCAAGTAAAGAAGAGTAAAAACATGGGGTTGCTTCAAGGTGTTAAACTGATATTGAAAAATGCTAAAATCCGGGGGGAGCAAGCTGAGATGCTTCAAAAAGAATTGAGTATTCATGCTGTAAATATTATTTGTGGCGATTTTAATGTCCCACCCATTTCATATTCTTATTCACGATTAAAGGGGCTGAAAGATGCGTTTAAGACAGCGGGGATCGGATATGGGTATACCTAA
- a CDS encoding UDP-glucuronic acid decarboxylase family protein, with product MTGGAGFIGSHLCEELLKRNCEVLCLDNFFTGSKANIVHLQEKKYFEVIRHDVIEPFLAEVDQIFNLACPASPIHYQFNPIKTIKTSVAGAINMLGLAKRVKARILQASTSEVYGDPQQHPQKEGYWGHVNPVGIRSCYDEGKRCAETLFMDYHRQHQLDIKIVRIFNTYGPRMHPQDGRVVSNFIVQALLDRDITLYGDGLQTRSFQYVDDLITGLIAMMESPQGFIGPINIGNPCEFTILELAEMIIQLTGSKSKIKFLPLPQDDPRQRKPDIDLAKTELNWQPEIQLEDGLSKTIAYFETQLRENF from the coding sequence GTGACGGGGGGAGCAGGATTTATCGGTTCGCATCTCTGTGAGGAACTGTTAAAACGGAATTGCGAAGTTTTATGTTTGGATAATTTTTTTACAGGATCCAAAGCAAATATAGTTCATCTCCAAGAAAAGAAATACTTTGAAGTCATCCGACATGACGTTATTGAACCGTTTTTAGCGGAAGTAGATCAGATTTTTAACCTCGCATGTCCAGCCAGTCCAATTCACTATCAATTTAATCCCATTAAAACGATCAAGACTTCTGTTGCCGGTGCAATCAATATGCTTGGCCTTGCCAAACGAGTGAAGGCTCGGATTCTGCAAGCGTCCACCAGTGAAGTATATGGCGACCCCCAGCAACATCCTCAAAAAGAGGGCTACTGGGGACATGTGAACCCCGTGGGAATTCGATCCTGCTACGATGAAGGGAAGCGTTGTGCCGAAACACTGTTTATGGATTATCATCGGCAGCATCAGCTCGATATCAAGATTGTACGCATATTTAATACATACGGTCCTCGGATGCATCCTCAGGATGGGAGAGTTGTGTCGAATTTTATAGTTCAGGCACTGCTTGATCGCGATATCACCTTGTACGGGGATGGACTCCAAACTCGTAGTTTTCAATATGTTGATGATTTGATTACCGGGTTAATCGCTATGATGGAAAGTCCTCAGGGATTTATCGGGCCAATTAATATAGGCAACCCTTGCGAATTTACCATTTTAGAGCTCGCAGAAATGATTATTCAACTCACCGGATCTAAATCAAAAATAAAGTTCTTGCCCTTGCCACAAGACGATCCTAGACAAAGGAAGCCGGATATTGATTTGGCGAAAACGGAGTTGAATTGGCAACCCGAAATTCAACTTGAAGATGGATTATCAAAGACTATCGCATACTTCGAGACTCAATTAAGGGAAAATTTTTAA